One segment of Pleomorphomonas sp. PLEO DNA contains the following:
- the fliI gene encoding flagellar protein export ATPase FliI, whose amino-acid sequence MTLDRLAAEIEALRPLEIYGRVSSVQGMLVEVAGPVQEMSVGARLSVSGFGGAQVPVEVVGFRDGKALCLPFASMEGVRLGAKATISASSGSVRPSEGWLGRVVNAFGEPIDGKGPLPLGPREMPLRASPPQAAERARVGEPIDLGVRVLNTFATCCLGQRMGIFAGSGVGKSVLLSMLARYTACDVSVIGLVGERGREVQEFIEDDLGEDGLARSVVVVATSDETALMRRQAAYLTLTIAEHFRDDGQNVLCLMDSVTRFAMAQREIGLSAGEPPTSKGYTPTVFSELPRLLERAGPGPVGGGTITGLFTVLVDGDNHNEPVADAVRGILDGHIVMERAIAERGRYPAVNVLKTVSRTMPGCIEEEIRPMIRDAKRLMATFADMEELIRLGAYRRGSNPEVDQSIDVSGPLEAFLTQGKGECTRRHDGYRDLAHLLESTVGLRYAHSGE is encoded by the coding sequence ATGACCCTCGACCGGCTCGCCGCTGAAATCGAAGCCCTCCGTCCGCTCGAAATTTACGGGCGGGTGTCCAGCGTGCAGGGCATGCTGGTGGAAGTGGCTGGCCCGGTGCAGGAGATGAGCGTTGGCGCGCGCCTGTCGGTCAGCGGCTTTGGTGGCGCCCAGGTCCCGGTGGAAGTGGTCGGATTCCGCGACGGCAAGGCGCTCTGCCTGCCGTTCGCTTCGATGGAAGGGGTTCGTCTCGGCGCCAAGGCGACGATCTCGGCGTCGTCGGGATCGGTCAGGCCGTCGGAGGGCTGGCTCGGCCGGGTGGTCAACGCCTTCGGCGAGCCGATCGACGGCAAGGGACCACTGCCGCTGGGGCCGCGCGAGATGCCGCTCAGGGCCTCGCCGCCGCAGGCCGCCGAGCGGGCGCGGGTGGGCGAGCCGATCGACCTTGGCGTGCGCGTTCTTAATACTTTTGCCACCTGCTGCCTTGGTCAGCGCATGGGTATCTTCGCCGGCTCCGGCGTCGGCAAGTCGGTGCTCCTCTCCATGCTGGCCCGATATACGGCCTGCGACGTGTCGGTGATCGGTCTGGTCGGCGAACGCGGCCGCGAGGTGCAGGAATTCATCGAGGACGACCTTGGGGAGGACGGCCTCGCCCGCTCGGTGGTGGTGGTCGCCACGTCCGACGAGACCGCGCTGATGCGGCGCCAGGCCGCCTATCTGACGCTAACCATCGCCGAGCATTTTCGCGACGATGGGCAGAATGTGCTCTGTCTGATGGATTCGGTGACGCGTTTTGCCATGGCCCAGCGCGAGATCGGCCTGTCGGCCGGCGAACCGCCGACGTCCAAAGGATATACGCCGACGGTGTTCTCCGAGCTGCCGCGCCTTCTCGAACGCGCCGGCCCTGGCCCGGTGGGCGGCGGCACCATTACCGGCCTGTTCACAGTGCTGGTCGATGGCGACAACCACAACGAACCGGTGGCCGACGCCGTACGCGGTATCCTCGACGGCCATATCGTCATGGAGCGCGCCATCGCCGAGCGCGGCCGCTATCCGGCGGTCAATGTTCTGAAGACGGTGTCGCGCACCATGCCCGGTTGCATCGAGGAGGAGATTCGGCCGATGATCCGCGATGCCAAACGGCTGATGGCCACCTTCGCCGACATGGAGGAACTGATCCGCCTCGGGGCCTACCGGCGCGGCAGCAACCCGGAAGTCGACCAGTCGATCGACGTTTCCGGCCCGCTCGAAGCCTTTTTGACGCAAGGAAAGGGTGAATGTACCCGTCGTCATGACGGATACCGAGATCTTGCTCACCTTTTGGAAAGCACTGTCGGTTTACGATACGCGCATTCCGGGGAGTAA
- the fliJ gene encoding flagellar export protein FliJ, which produces MKSRNSLIRLKRFQVDEKRRQVMQIEMMIAEFERMASELDEQILSEQKRSGITDIAHFAYPTFAKAAMGRRDNLMGSANDLRGQLDAAQAALSEAVEEMKKIELLEERDQMREKTVQDAAEQDALDEVAARRSYHAS; this is translated from the coding sequence ATGAAATCTCGCAACAGTCTTATCCGACTCAAGCGGTTTCAGGTCGACGAGAAGCGTCGGCAGGTGATGCAGATCGAAATGATGATTGCCGAGTTCGAGCGCATGGCCTCAGAACTCGACGAGCAGATTCTGTCTGAACAGAAGCGTAGTGGCATCACCGACATCGCGCACTTCGCCTATCCGACCTTTGCCAAAGCGGCGATGGGCCGGCGCGACAACCTCATGGGGTCGGCCAACGATCTCAGGGGGCAGCTCGACGCCGCGCAGGCCGCGCTCAGCGAGGCGGTCGAGGAAATGAAGAAGATCGAGCTTCTGGAGGAGCGCGATCAGATGCGCGAGAAGACCGTTCAGGACGCTGCCGAGCAGGACGCGCTCGACGAAGTGGCGGCGCGCCGCTCGTATCACGCGAGCTGA
- the ychF gene encoding redox-regulated ATPase YchF, with product MGFKCGIVGLPNVGKSTLFNALTKTAAAQAANYPFCTIEPNTGEVAVPDTRLAILCEKAKSAQAVPTRITFVDIAGLVRGASKGEGLGNQFLGNIREVDAIVHVLRCFEDTDITHVEGRIDPVSDAETVETELMLSDLDSLERRVVPLRKRAQGGDKEIKEQVELMDLALEALRDGRPARTASIPKGAEGAFAGLNLLTSKPVLYVCNVEEAAAATGNSQSARVFEMAEKLGAKAVVISAAIESEVAQLDDAEQKEFLETLGLEEPGLDRLIRAGYELLGLITYFTVGPKETRAWTIVNGTKAPQAAGVIHTDFERGFIRAQTIAYEDYIAYGEAKAKELGKARDEGKEYVVADGDVMLFKFNT from the coding sequence ATGGGTTTCAAGTGCGGCATCGTCGGTCTGCCCAACGTCGGCAAGTCCACGCTCTTCAACGCGCTCACCAAGACCGCGGCCGCCCAGGCGGCCAATTATCCTTTCTGCACCATCGAGCCGAACACCGGCGAGGTGGCCGTCCCCGACACGCGCCTCGCCATTCTGTGCGAGAAGGCCAAGTCGGCGCAGGCCGTGCCGACGCGCATCACCTTCGTCGACATTGCCGGCCTGGTGCGCGGCGCTTCCAAGGGCGAGGGCCTCGGCAACCAGTTTCTCGGCAACATCCGCGAGGTGGATGCCATCGTCCACGTGCTCCGCTGTTTCGAGGACACCGACATCACCCACGTCGAGGGGCGCATCGATCCGGTGAGCGACGCCGAGACGGTGGAAACCGAGCTGATGCTGTCCGATCTCGACAGCCTTGAACGGCGCGTCGTGCCGCTGCGCAAGCGCGCCCAGGGCGGCGACAAGGAAATCAAGGAGCAGGTCGAGCTGATGGACCTCGCCCTCGAGGCGCTGCGCGACGGCCGACCGGCCCGCACCGCCAGCATTCCCAAGGGCGCGGAAGGTGCCTTCGCCGGCCTCAATCTGCTGACCTCCAAGCCGGTGCTTTACGTCTGCAACGTCGAGGAAGCGGCGGCGGCCACCGGCAACAGCCAGTCGGCGCGCGTGTTCGAGATGGCGGAGAAGCTAGGCGCCAAGGCTGTGGTCATTTCGGCGGCCATCGAGTCGGAAGTCGCCCAGCTCGACGACGCCGAGCAGAAGGAATTTCTGGAAACGCTCGGCCTTGAAGAGCCTGGCCTCGATCGGCTGATCCGCGCCGGCTACGAGCTGCTCGGCTTGATCACCTATTTCACCGTCGGCCCGAAAGAAACCCGCGCCTGGACGATCGTCAACGGCACCAAGGCGCCGCAGGCGGCCGGCGTCATCCACACCGACTTTGAGCGCGGCTTCATCCGCGCCCAGACCATCGCCTATGAAGACTACATCGCCTATGGCGAGGCGAAGGCCAAGGAGCTCGGCAAGGCGCGCGACGAAGGCAAGGAATATGTCGTCGCCGACGGCGACGTCATGCTGTTCAAGTTCAACACCTGA
- a CDS encoding 50S ribosomal protein L25/general stress protein Ctc, which translates to MAQTYELIASPRDRVGKGSARALRLEGKTPAVVYGDKQPPLAIAVNTKETFLKLHAGGFMTHVVTLKVDDKEIRVLPRDYQLDPVTDTLVHVDFIRVSDTTKVAVDVPVHFVGQENSAGIKRGGVLNITAHEVALLVSANNIPEHLTVDISALDIGDSVHISGVTLPEGAKLIGHDDFSVAAIVGSAAGTSEETAAPAAPAAEAAPAPKA; encoded by the coding sequence ATGGCTCAGACCTACGAGCTCATCGCCTCGCCGCGCGACCGGGTGGGAAAGGGGTCCGCCCGTGCCCTGCGCCTTGAAGGCAAGACACCCGCCGTCGTTTATGGCGACAAGCAGCCGCCGCTGGCGATCGCGGTGAATACCAAGGAAACCTTCCTCAAGCTGCACGCCGGCGGCTTCATGACCCACGTCGTCACCCTCAAGGTAGACGACAAGGAGATCAGGGTCCTGCCGCGCGACTACCAGCTCGACCCGGTGACCGACACCCTCGTCCACGTCGACTTCATCCGCGTGTCCGACACCACCAAGGTGGCGGTGGACGTGCCGGTGCACTTCGTCGGCCAGGAAAATTCGGCCGGCATCAAGCGTGGTGGTGTGCTGAACATCACGGCCCACGAAGTGGCGCTGCTGGTTTCCGCCAACAACATTCCCGAGCACCTGACGGTCGACATCAGCGCGCTCGACATCGGCGATTCCGTGCACATCTCCGGCGTGACGCTGCCGGAAGGTGCCAAGCTGATCGGTCACGACGATTTCTCCGTCGCCGCCATCGTCGGCTCGGCTGCCGGTACCTCGGAAGAGACCGCCGCTCCCGCGGCTCCCGCCGCCGAAGCGGCTCCGGCGCCCAAGGCCTGA
- a CDS encoding AGE family epimerase/isomerase: MAVDDKGMRAEILRELTENILPFWQGRMRDPKGGFFGAADCDGIVDKGAPRASVVNARILWTFATATRVLGANYRATADWAFEYLRTRFVDGEHGGVYWLLDAEGRPLSDRKQIYAQAFAIYAFAEYARATGNRDSLGLAIDLFRLIEKHAADGRSGGYIEALDRVWQPLDDMRLSTKDLNSPKSMNTHLHIMEAYTNLLRIWRDPSLVARQAELIAVTLDRIVDGGHFKLFFDMDWRSLNDHISYGHDIEGSWLLVEAAEVLGDPALIARARQAAILMANRTLIEGRDRDGSLHYEAHGDGQLIDAHKHWWPQAEALVGFQNAFEMTGNLAFRDAVRDVWAFIRDKVADREHGEWHAKLTPDGRPTTAAEDADACLAGPWKCPYHNGRACFEMLERLEK; encoded by the coding sequence ATGGCGGTCGACGACAAGGGCATGCGCGCGGAGATTCTTCGCGAACTTACCGAGAATATCCTGCCGTTCTGGCAGGGTCGCATGCGCGATCCCAAGGGCGGGTTTTTCGGTGCCGCCGACTGCGATGGTATCGTTGACAAAGGCGCGCCGCGCGCCTCGGTTGTCAATGCCCGCATCCTGTGGACCTTTGCCACGGCAACGCGCGTGCTTGGTGCAAACTATCGCGCCACCGCCGACTGGGCCTTCGAGTATCTCCGGACGCGCTTCGTCGATGGCGAGCACGGGGGCGTCTATTGGCTACTCGACGCCGAGGGACGGCCGCTTTCCGACCGCAAGCAGATCTACGCCCAGGCTTTCGCCATCTACGCCTTCGCCGAGTATGCCCGCGCCACTGGCAATCGCGACAGTCTCGGACTGGCGATCGATCTGTTCCGTTTGATCGAGAAGCACGCCGCCGACGGTAGGAGCGGTGGCTATATCGAGGCGCTGGATCGTGTCTGGCAACCGCTCGATGACATGCGCCTGTCGACCAAGGACCTCAACAGTCCGAAGTCGATGAACACCCATCTCCACATCATGGAGGCCTACACCAATCTCCTGCGGATATGGCGCGATCCGTCGCTGGTGGCGCGGCAGGCCGAATTGATCGCCGTGACACTCGATCGCATCGTCGACGGCGGCCATTTCAAGCTGTTCTTCGACATGGACTGGCGTTCGCTGAACGACCACATCTCCTATGGTCACGACATCGAGGGCAGTTGGCTGCTGGTGGAAGCGGCCGAGGTGCTGGGCGATCCGGCGCTGATCGCCAGGGCGAGACAGGCGGCCATCCTGATGGCGAACCGGACGCTCATCGAGGGGCGGGACCGCGACGGCAGCCTTCATTATGAGGCACATGGCGATGGCCAACTGATCGATGCCCACAAGCATTGGTGGCCGCAGGCCGAGGCGCTGGTCGGCTTCCAGAACGCATTCGAGATGACCGGCAACCTAGCGTTCCGAGATGCGGTGCGCGATGTCTGGGCCTTCATCCGGGACAAGGTGGCCGACCGTGAACATGGCGAATGGCATGCCAAGCTGACGCCGGACGGCAGGCCCACCACGGCGGCCGAGGATGCCGACGCCTGTCTCGCCGGTCCGTGGAAATGCCCCTATCACAACGGCCGCGCCTGCTTCGAGATGCTGGAGCGGCTCGAGAAGTGA
- a CDS encoding ribose-phosphate pyrophosphokinase, which produces MKLVAGNSNPKLAEQVSEYLERPLCKTSVRRFADQEIFVEILENVRGEDTFVLQSTSYPANDNLMELLIITDALRRSSAKRITAVLPYFGYARQDRRSQGRTPISAKLVANLITNAGVDRVLTLDLHAGQIQGFFDIPTDNLFAAPVFVRDIKERYATDNVVIVSPDVGGVVRARALAKRIDAPLAIVDKRRERPGESEVMNIIGAVDGRDCILVDDIVDSGGTLCNAADALLLKGANSVTAYATHGVLTGGAIARIDASKLKEMVFTNSIQPTEDFVASPKLRSISIAPLIGEAISRTAAEQSVSSLFI; this is translated from the coding sequence ATGAAACTTGTCGCTGGAAACTCCAATCCGAAGCTGGCCGAGCAAGTCTCGGAATATCTCGAGCGGCCACTGTGCAAAACCTCGGTCCGCCGCTTCGCCGACCAGGAAATCTTCGTCGAGATCCTCGAGAACGTACGCGGCGAGGACACTTTCGTTCTCCAGTCGACGAGCTATCCCGCCAACGACAACCTGATGGAGCTGCTGATCATCACCGACGCGCTCCGTCGCTCCTCGGCCAAGCGCATCACCGCCGTTCTGCCCTATTTCGGCTACGCCCGGCAGGACCGTCGCTCGCAGGGCCGCACACCGATCTCGGCCAAGCTGGTCGCCAACCTGATCACCAACGCCGGTGTCGACCGCGTTCTCACCCTCGACCTGCATGCCGGCCAGATCCAGGGCTTCTTCGACATTCCCACCGACAACCTGTTCGCCGCGCCGGTGTTCGTGCGCGACATCAAGGAACGCTACGCCACCGACAACGTGGTGATCGTGTCGCCGGACGTCGGCGGCGTGGTGCGCGCCCGGGCGCTGGCCAAGCGCATCGACGCGCCGCTGGCCATCGTCGACAAGCGCCGCGAGCGGCCTGGCGAGTCCGAAGTGATGAACATCATCGGCGCCGTCGACGGTCGCGATTGCATCCTGGTCGACGACATCGTCGATTCCGGCGGTACGCTGTGCAACGCCGCCGATGCGCTGCTCCTGAAGGGTGCCAACTCGGTCACCGCCTACGCGACGCACGGCGTCTTGACCGGCGGCGCCATCGCCCGCATCGACGCGTCCAAGCTGAAGGAGATGGTGTTCACCAACTCCATCCAGCCGACCGAGGACTTCGTAGCCAGCCCCAAGCTGCGGTCGATCTCCATCGCTCCGCTGATCGGCGAGGCCATCTCGCGCACCGCTGCCGAGCAGTCGGTGTCGAGCCTGTTCATCTGA
- the pgeF gene encoding peptidoglycan editing factor PgeF codes for MIVRSPVLSALPGVRHGWFTREGGVSGGLYASLNTGYGSKDDRANVTENRGRIADAIGIRRDKLVTLYQVHSPDVVVVTEPWAVESNPEADALVTRVPGIALGTSHADCGPVLFADAEARVVGAAHAGWKGAFTGVLEATIDAMVKLGSRRGDIMASLGPTISATAYEVGPEFVGRFREAGEEIDRWFTPSRRAGHAMFDLPNYIIFRLERAGIRATNLGLCTYGDEARFFSYRRMTLNGEADYGRHLAAIALEGP; via the coding sequence ATGATCGTCCGTTCGCCCGTCCTCTCGGCTCTCCCCGGCGTCCGCCACGGCTGGTTCACACGCGAAGGCGGCGTGTCAGGCGGGCTCTACGCCAGCCTCAACACCGGTTACGGCTCCAAGGACGACCGCGCCAACGTGACCGAGAACAGAGGTCGCATCGCCGACGCCATCGGCATCCGGCGCGACAAGCTGGTTACGCTTTATCAGGTGCATTCGCCCGACGTCGTGGTGGTCACCGAGCCCTGGGCCGTCGAAAGCAACCCGGAGGCCGACGCCCTGGTCACCCGCGTTCCCGGCATCGCGCTCGGCACCAGTCACGCCGACTGCGGGCCGGTGCTGTTCGCCGACGCCGAGGCGCGTGTCGTCGGCGCCGCCCACGCCGGGTGGAAGGGCGCCTTCACCGGCGTGCTCGAGGCGACCATCGACGCCATGGTCAAGCTCGGCAGCCGGCGCGGCGACATCATGGCCAGCCTCGGGCCGACCATTTCCGCCACCGCCTACGAGGTCGGTCCGGAATTCGTCGGTCGTTTTCGTGAGGCCGGCGAAGAGATCGATCGCTGGTTCACGCCGTCTAGGAGGGCGGGCCACGCCATGTTCGACCTGCCCAACTACATCATCTTCCGGCTGGAGCGGGCCGGCATCCGCGCCACCAATCTCGGTCTTTGCACCTATGGCGACGAGGCGCGCTTCTTCTCCTATCGCCGCATGACGTTGAACGGCGAGGCCGACTACGGCCGGCACCTCGCGGCCATCGCGCTCGAAGGCCCCTGA
- a CDS encoding TetR/AcrR family transcriptional regulator gives MQQIRRSNRDRSETTRAALIARARALFVEKGYAGTSTPDIAEAAGVSRGALYHQFDDKHALFVAVIAAEYRAATEAIEAGAAETTDAEEALLAGGDAYLTAMRAEGRTRLLLIEAPAVIGVKEARDMDAASAAATLLQGLQAARTNAPSPNGPPEELAATADLLSAAFDRAALAIDRGGDEAVYRQAIAGLVRGALRQ, from the coding sequence ATGCAACAGATCAGACGTTCGAATCGAGACCGTAGCGAGACCACGCGAGCGGCGTTGATCGCCCGCGCCCGCGCTCTCTTCGTTGAGAAAGGCTATGCCGGAACGTCGACCCCGGACATAGCCGAGGCGGCGGGCGTATCGCGGGGGGCGCTCTACCACCAGTTCGACGACAAACACGCGCTGTTCGTCGCCGTGATCGCCGCCGAATATCGGGCGGCCACCGAGGCGATCGAGGCTGGGGCGGCCGAGACCACCGACGCGGAGGAGGCCTTGCTCGCCGGAGGCGACGCCTATCTCACAGCCATGCGCGCGGAAGGCCGGACTAGGCTGCTGCTGATCGAGGCGCCCGCCGTCATCGGCGTCAAGGAGGCGCGGGACATGGACGCGGCATCGGCAGCGGCAACCCTGTTGCAGGGGTTGCAGGCGGCCCGGACGAATGCCCCATCCCCAAATGGTCCGCCAGAGGAGCTGGCCGCCACAGCCGATCTGTTGTCAGCAGCCTTTGACCGCGCCGCGTTGGCGATCGATCGCGGCGGCGACGAGGCCGTCTATCGACAGGCCATTGCCGGACTGGTGCGCGGCGCGCTCCGCCAATAA
- a CDS encoding VOC family protein: MKITSFYPVIMTSDVSGTADFYIRHFQFEPLFTTDWYVHLRSISDPNVNLAVLESSHVTIPECGRGRSASGLLLNFEVEEVDAAYESARDSGLPIELSLRDEDFGQRHFITRDPNGVLIDVVKPIPPSAEFAALYASEALPGA; the protein is encoded by the coding sequence ATGAAGATCACCAGCTTCTATCCGGTAATCATGACCTCCGACGTGTCCGGTACAGCAGACTTTTATATCCGGCATTTCCAGTTCGAACCGTTGTTCACGACGGATTGGTACGTCCATCTCCGCTCGATCAGCGATCCGAACGTCAACCTGGCGGTTCTCGAATCATCGCATGTGACGATCCCCGAATGCGGCCGGGGGCGTAGCGCGAGCGGCCTGCTTTTGAATTTCGAGGTGGAAGAGGTCGACGCAGCCTATGAAAGCGCCCGCGATAGCGGTCTGCCCATTGAATTGTCGCTTCGCGACGAGGATTTCGGCCAGCGGCATTTCATCACGCGCGACCCCAACGGCGTGTTGATCGACGTCGTCAAGCCCATTCCGCCCAGCGCCGAGTTTGCCGCGCTCTATGCATCCGAAGCGTTGCCGGGGGCATGA